Proteins co-encoded in one Deltaproteobacteria bacterium genomic window:
- a CDS encoding DUF885 domain-containing protein translates to MFTGDEEPGGIAASVKTLADEMYGLLARTFPVCCYSDEFYFFPQVVPDEPDWRLWDDFSPERVEDVSRKLARWELELEALNSGDAHPQDLIDVSLLSHLAITLREQLEEVRFHRTQPTFHLTIATVGLLQAIESGETAVLEMRLGGLRDFLETSGNILEDVPALFRELGVEMARGTMAWVATLGDMGGARDSALQAIEKYGKRLGGLNVREGLFLPRDLVERIASYHMAIGLSVDEILTEMTEERDSLLEELSTLPEDLKPGGPWMEAWDRIPRIPIPREGKARLLFQEIGRLKDHCLDLGLIPPDLAEGCPVEVRALPSSMTPVRTADSYSALPGYPPAGGFFFIYGGGSLGKASARIHPVFRMTAAHETYPGHHLLDISRWNLARVVRRPLERPVFYEGWACFAEQLLEQSGFFSRRWDRFILIVRRLRHAIRGIADLDLHMGRIDISGTARVLTEGGFSPSRAMATARKYSLRPAYQTCYTMGLRRFRSLFDGRNCMESVNLAGRILRQGEIGFSELKQALR, encoded by the coding sequence ATGTTCACTGGCGATGAAGAACCAGGTGGCATCGCCGCCTCCGTTAAGACGCTTGCGGATGAGATGTACGGTCTTCTGGCCCGCACGTTCCCTGTCTGCTGCTATAGCGACGAGTTCTACTTCTTCCCCCAGGTGGTTCCGGACGAGCCTGACTGGCGGTTGTGGGATGACTTCTCGCCGGAAAGGGTGGAGGATGTTTCCCGAAAACTCGCTCGATGGGAGCTGGAGCTGGAGGCTCTGAATTCCGGTGACGCCCATCCTCAGGACCTGATCGATGTTTCTCTTCTGAGCCACCTTGCCATTACGCTCAGGGAACAGTTGGAAGAGGTCCGCTTCCACAGGACTCAGCCTACATTTCACCTTACGATTGCAACTGTCGGACTGCTTCAGGCCATCGAATCCGGGGAAACGGCGGTGCTGGAGATGCGGCTTGGAGGCCTTCGTGATTTTCTTGAAACGTCCGGGAATATTCTGGAGGACGTCCCTGCCCTTTTCAGGGAACTGGGAGTCGAGATGGCCAGGGGCACGATGGCCTGGGTCGCTACCCTGGGAGATATGGGGGGCGCCCGGGATTCCGCTCTCCAGGCCATTGAAAAGTATGGAAAACGGCTAGGTGGGCTCAATGTTCGGGAGGGATTATTCCTGCCCCGTGATCTCGTGGAGAGGATTGCCTCGTACCACATGGCGATCGGACTTTCGGTGGACGAGATCCTGACAGAAATGACTGAAGAGAGGGACAGCCTCCTTGAGGAACTCTCAACCCTGCCCGAAGATCTCAAGCCGGGCGGTCCCTGGATGGAGGCATGGGATAGGATTCCCCGGATTCCCATCCCGCGTGAGGGAAAGGCAAGGCTCCTTTTTCAGGAAATCGGGCGTTTGAAGGATCATTGTCTGGATCTTGGATTGATACCTCCGGATCTGGCCGAAGGATGTCCGGTAGAGGTCAGGGCGCTTCCCTCTTCCATGACCCCTGTGAGGACGGCGGATTCCTACAGTGCGTTGCCGGGATATCCCCCTGCCGGCGGGTTCTTTTTCATCTATGGCGGCGGCAGTCTGGGGAAAGCGTCCGCCCGCATCCACCCCGTGTTTCGCATGACGGCCGCTCACGAAACCTACCCTGGGCACCACCTTCTCGACATCTCCCGGTGGAACCTGGCCCGCGTCGTACGGCGGCCGTTGGAACGCCCTGTCTTTTACGAGGGATGGGCATGTTTTGCGGAGCAACTCCTGGAACAGTCCGGTTTTTTCAGCCGGAGGTGGGACCGCTTCATCCTGATTGTTCGCAGGTTGAGACATGCAATAAGGGGTATTGCCGACCTCGATCTCCACATGGGGCGAATAGACATTTCCGGGACTGCCCGGGTTCTGACCGAAGGCGGTTTCTCCCCCTCCCGTGCAATGGCTACCGCCCGAAAATACTCACTGCGGCCGGCTTATCAGACGTGCTATACTATGGGCTTACGCCGTTTCCGCTCCCTGTTTGACGGGCGGAACTGTATGGAGTCGGTGAACCTGGCCGGAAGGATCCTCAGGCAGGGAGAGATCGGGTTTAGCGAATTAAAACAGGCGTTGAGGTAA
- the mazG gene encoding nucleoside triphosphate pyrophosphohydrolase, which yields MSNMTEKENPAINQLQAIIAQLRGPDGCPWDRKQTPTSLIPYIIEEAYELVDAIQGGASDKILEELGDLLLQIVLQAQIAGETGLFNLNDVARGITDKLIRRHPHVFGGETAANDEEAVLHWERIKADKEGKDIRKRHHGTPILHRALRLQEQAVAYGFDWEEVSQLFGKLDEEIGEIRTALRSEDKKAVTEEVGDLLFMAVNLARFLEIHPEEALEGSIEKFQRRFKVMEKMALEKNRPLNGMNIEEMERFWQTAKNREKRHNGPAES from the coding sequence ATGAGCAACATGACAGAAAAGGAAAACCCGGCGATTAACCAACTTCAGGCGATCATTGCACAGCTCCGCGGACCCGACGGGTGTCCATGGGACCGAAAACAGACCCCCACCTCCCTGATTCCCTACATCATCGAGGAAGCCTATGAACTGGTGGATGCCATCCAGGGAGGAGCTTCCGATAAAATTCTTGAAGAACTTGGGGACCTTCTGCTTCAGATCGTCCTCCAGGCCCAGATAGCCGGCGAGACGGGACTTTTTAACCTTAACGATGTCGCACGCGGGATTACAGACAAGCTCATACGCAGGCATCCCCACGTCTTTGGAGGAGAAACCGCGGCAAATGATGAGGAGGCCGTCCTCCACTGGGAACGCATCAAGGCCGACAAGGAGGGCAAGGACATCCGGAAAAGGCATCACGGTACCCCTATTCTGCACAGGGCGCTGAGGCTCCAGGAACAGGCGGTGGCATACGGTTTCGATTGGGAGGAAGTTTCCCAGCTTTTCGGAAAACTCGACGAGGAGATCGGGGAGATTCGGACCGCCCTGAGGTCCGAGGACAAGAAGGCCGTAACAGAAGAGGTCGGGGACCTTCTCTTCATGGCCGTTAACCTGGCCCGCTTCCTGGAAATTCACCCCGAAGAGGCCCTTGAAGGATCCATCGAAAAATTTCAGCGGAGGTTTAAGGTGATGGAGAAGATGGCATTGGAGAAAAACCGGCCGCTTAACGGCATGAACATTGAGGAGATGGAAAGGTTCTGGCAGACGGCCAAGAACCGGGAGAAAAGGCACAACGGACCCGCCGAATCCTAA
- a CDS encoding response regulator gives MMKKRILVVDDNEFFIQQEISCLGRDRFYFYSARCGREALEMARNLLPDLILLDHIMPDLTGPEVCRHLKNDPLTSSIPVVIVSSGSRESSGIGTIMALCDGLIHKPIRNDLLVTIVEELLDLGERRLERVSLSLPCTISRDNVGMSANVLSLSAEGVFVDMAPLPIPGDVFEIRFALPSRERAVYVRSAAVVWTGRLKETGPKGAGMRFLTIDPVDKGSIHDYVRLILEVNGFEGAPCLTESFPL, from the coding sequence ATGATGAAAAAACGGATTCTGGTCGTTGACGACAACGAGTTCTTTATTCAGCAGGAGATTTCCTGCCTGGGGCGGGATCGGTTCTATTTTTATTCGGCCCGGTGCGGGCGTGAGGCCTTGGAAATGGCGCGGAATCTTTTGCCGGACCTCATCCTCCTTGATCATATCATGCCTGATCTCACAGGGCCGGAAGTATGTAGGCACTTGAAAAACGACCCGCTCACCAGTTCCATCCCCGTCGTAATTGTCAGCTCAGGTTCCCGGGAATCTTCCGGGATCGGCACGATTATGGCGCTGTGCGACGGGCTGATCCATAAACCCATTAGGAATGATCTTCTGGTGACAATTGTCGAGGAACTGCTTGACCTCGGCGAACGGCGTCTGGAAAGGGTCTCCTTGTCCCTGCCATGCACTATCTCCAGGGATAACGTGGGGATGAGCGCCAACGTCCTTTCACTGTCTGCGGAAGGTGTTTTCGTTGATATGGCTCCGCTTCCAATCCCGGGAGATGTGTTTGAAATTCGTTTCGCCCTGCCCTCCCGCGAACGGGCGGTGTATGTCCGTTCAGCGGCTGTGGTCTGGACCGGAAGGTTGAAAGAGACCGGTCCGAAAGGGGCCGGGATGCGATTTCTTACCATTGACCCCGTTGATAAGGGATCTATACATGATTATGTACGGTTGATCCTGGAGGTAAATGGGTTTGAAGGCGCGCCCTGTCTTACAGAATCCTTTCCCCTTTAA
- a CDS encoding RnfABCDGE type electron transport complex subunit G, giving the protein MKIGTVRLVVVLGAICLVASLALAMVYEVTKAPIAYQMKLEVIRSLQAVLPGMEIDPDSQYIDLPWKKDQTVRVYRSTGANGIEGVAFQVIAPDGYSGKIQIMMGVLPDGRLGGIEILSHAETPGLGARIVEPSFKNQFKGRSLKNTNFKVKKDGGDIDQLTGATISPRAVVGAVRRGLVWFKKNREKVLSNTEGTS; this is encoded by the coding sequence ATGAAAATCGGGACGGTGCGCCTTGTTGTGGTCCTTGGCGCGATCTGCCTGGTCGCAAGTCTTGCCCTGGCGATGGTCTACGAGGTGACGAAGGCGCCCATAGCCTACCAGATGAAGCTCGAGGTCATACGGTCGCTGCAGGCCGTCCTCCCCGGGATGGAGATCGACCCGGACAGTCAGTACATCGACCTTCCATGGAAGAAGGACCAGACGGTACGTGTGTACAGGTCCACAGGTGCCAACGGCATTGAAGGTGTTGCTTTCCAGGTCATCGCTCCGGACGGGTACAGCGGCAAGATCCAGATCATGATGGGGGTTCTCCCCGATGGGCGCCTGGGTGGTATCGAGATCCTCTCCCATGCGGAGACACCGGGGCTAGGCGCGCGAATCGTCGAACCCTCCTTCAAAAACCAGTTCAAGGGGCGTTCTTTGAAAAACACCAATTTCAAGGTCAAGAAAGATGGTGGGGATATAGACCAGCTCACAGGGGCTACGATCTCCCCGAGGGCGGTCGTTGGCGCGGTCAGGAGAGGCCTCGTCTGGTTCAAGAAGAACCGGGAGAAGGTCCTCTCCAATACGGAGGGAACCTCATGA
- a CDS encoding UDP-3-O-acyl-N-acetylglucosamine deacetylase, whose protein sequence is MGSLIQQKTLIGTVKFTGIALHTGAETSVRILPGDPDTGYRFRRIDLPGAPETEATVKNISDTLLATSVGLNGTSVKTVEHLLSGLAGSGVDNALIEVDGDEIPILDGSAAPFVRGIEMIGLVDQDVPKRMIRILKEIETGDQNVRASLSPAETFSVNFTIDFANPTVGRQSMEFDYTPEAYRRDIAFARTFGFMKDVEKLRENGLALGGSLENAVVVGDDGVLNPGGLRAPDEFVRHKILDTIGDLSLLGIPILGAYCGYRAGHAVNRTLMQEVLANPDRWELVCLEERKPDRIFYRPILEGDLDGIHAASP, encoded by the coding sequence ATGGGGAGCCTTATCCAGCAAAAAACACTCATCGGGACAGTGAAGTTCACCGGCATCGCCCTTCACACGGGGGCGGAGACCTCGGTTCGCATTCTCCCGGGAGACCCTGATACCGGATATCGGTTCCGAAGGATTGATCTTCCCGGTGCGCCCGAGACGGAGGCCACCGTCAAAAATATTTCCGATACGCTTCTCGCTACCAGCGTCGGCCTCAACGGGACTTCGGTAAAGACGGTTGAACACCTTCTGTCCGGATTGGCGGGATCAGGGGTGGATAATGCCCTCATCGAGGTTGACGGGGATGAGATCCCCATTCTCGATGGTAGCGCCGCGCCCTTCGTCCGCGGTATCGAGATGATCGGACTTGTGGATCAGGATGTGCCCAAAAGGATGATCAGGATTCTTAAGGAGATAGAGACGGGTGATCAGAATGTTCGTGCGTCTCTTTCCCCCGCCGAAACCTTCAGCGTCAATTTTACCATCGATTTTGCAAATCCGACGGTTGGCCGACAGTCCATGGAATTTGACTATACTCCCGAAGCGTACAGAAGAGACATTGCATTCGCCCGGACCTTCGGATTCATGAAAGACGTGGAAAAGCTCAGGGAGAATGGGCTGGCCCTGGGCGGATCTCTCGAAAACGCTGTCGTGGTGGGGGATGACGGTGTGCTGAACCCCGGTGGCCTGAGGGCCCCCGACGAGTTTGTCCGCCATAAGATCCTCGATACCATCGGGGATCTTTCCCTGCTGGGCATCCCCATCCTTGGAGCCTATTGCGGCTACCGTGCCGGGCACGCCGTCAACCGCACCCTCATGCAGGAGGTTCTGGCAAATCCGGATCGATGGGAACTTGTCTGTCTGGAGGAGAGGAAGCCGGACAGGATTTTCTACCGCCCCATCCTGGAGGGAGACCTCGACGGAATTCATGCCGCCTCCCCGTGA
- a CDS encoding DUF1844 domain-containing protein: MSEEKDGEKKFKVEDRRTSRGGKDESGGKTAGEDSAKESPEAPEEKQLDDRKSSAPGDRAPKLDFSTFIFSLFSSALIQLGEMPDPINGKQEQNLEAAKQTIDILDILKDKTKGNLEEEERKFFENASAELKWKYLNAVKEKG; this comes from the coding sequence ATGTCCGAAGAAAAGGACGGCGAAAAAAAGTTTAAGGTTGAGGACCGGAGGACTTCCCGTGGAGGTAAAGATGAGTCCGGGGGGAAAACCGCTGGTGAGGACAGCGCAAAGGAGTCGCCTGAAGCTCCGGAAGAAAAACAGCTCGACGACAGGAAGAGCAGTGCGCCTGGTGACAGGGCGCCCAAACTTGACTTCTCCACTTTCATCTTTTCTCTTTTCAGCTCAGCCCTTATCCAGTTGGGAGAGATGCCTGATCCCATCAATGGTAAGCAGGAGCAGAATCTGGAAGCAGCGAAACAGACGATTGACATCCTCGACATTCTGAAGGACAAGACAAAGGGGAATCTCGAGGAGGAGGAGAGGAAATTTTTTGAGAACGCCTCGGCTGAGCTGAAATGGAAATACCTGAATGCCGTAAAGGAGAAAGGGTGA
- a CDS encoding electron transport complex subunit E: MTGYREEFTKGIFDENPVFRMVLGLCPTLAVTSSVINGIAMGLATLFVVVCSNTVVAFLRKIIPDKVRIPTFVIIIASFVTIVDLVMAAWAHPMHKTLGLFIPLIVVNCLILGRAEAFASRQPVLRSVIDGLGMGVGFTLSLALLGSVREILGSGTWLGINVLGGAYPDMLVMVLPPGAFLAMGALLGIFNSLGKS; encoded by the coding sequence ATGACCGGTTATCGGGAGGAATTCACCAAGGGGATATTCGACGAAAACCCGGTGTTCCGTATGGTTCTCGGGCTTTGCCCGACCCTTGCGGTCACGAGCAGTGTCATAAACGGCATTGCCATGGGGCTTGCAACGCTTTTCGTCGTGGTCTGTTCCAATACGGTCGTAGCCTTTCTGCGAAAAATTATCCCCGACAAGGTCCGTATCCCTACATTCGTTATCATTATCGCTTCCTTCGTTACCATCGTGGACCTGGTCATGGCGGCCTGGGCCCACCCCATGCACAAAACACTTGGCCTGTTTATTCCCCTCATTGTGGTAAACTGCCTTATCCTGGGCCGGGCCGAGGCCTTCGCCTCCCGCCAACCCGTACTCAGATCCGTAATTGATGGGCTGGGCATGGGGGTTGGCTTCACCCTGTCCCTGGCTCTGCTCGGGTCCGTCCGTGAGATTCTGGGCAGTGGTACCTGGCTGGGGATCAACGTTCTGGGTGGGGCGTACCCTGACATGCTGGTCATGGTCCTGCCCCCCGGGGCCTTTCTCGCCATGGGGGCGTTGTTGGGGATTTTCAACTCCCTTGGAAAATCATAA
- a CDS encoding RnfABCDGE type electron transport complex subunit D, giving the protein MTKSVLAPSPHLRSPKTIETAMYSVIVALVPAAVVGTYFFGLNAVRVMVVSILGCLVVEGFVLRLRGRGLSTLKDGSAILTGLLLAMNLPSSSPVWMVLIGCIVAILVGKQVYGGLGYNPFNPALVARVFLLISFPVAMTTWPEPGVFSLSLDTVTKATPLGAMKTNLLLHGNLGDIAHMSLLDPFMGRMGGSLGEVSAIALLLGGIFLLARGVITWHIPGSFLATVFAMTGLFWLINPQKYASPFLHLVTGGLLLGAIFMATDYVTSPVTTKGMIVFGVGCGAITVFIRLFGGYPEGVSFAILLMNSVTPIIDRYTRPTVFGYSPAKEVNA; this is encoded by the coding sequence ATGACCAAGAGTGTTCTTGCGCCCTCTCCCCATCTGAGGTCGCCCAAGACAATAGAAACAGCAATGTACAGCGTCATTGTGGCGCTTGTGCCCGCCGCGGTCGTGGGAACATACTTTTTCGGCCTGAACGCTGTCAGAGTCATGGTTGTATCGATTCTGGGCTGCCTTGTTGTAGAGGGCTTTGTACTTCGCTTGAGAGGCAGGGGGCTGTCCACGCTGAAAGACGGCAGCGCAATCCTCACCGGCCTTCTTCTGGCAATGAACCTCCCCTCGTCCTCTCCGGTATGGATGGTCCTGATCGGATGCATTGTTGCCATCCTTGTGGGCAAGCAGGTCTACGGCGGGCTGGGCTACAATCCATTCAACCCGGCTCTCGTGGCGAGGGTTTTCCTCCTCATCAGCTTTCCCGTGGCCATGACGACATGGCCTGAGCCCGGAGTGTTTTCCCTCTCTCTCGACACTGTGACCAAGGCAACCCCGCTTGGCGCCATGAAGACAAATCTCCTTTTGCACGGCAATCTCGGTGATATTGCCCATATGAGCCTTCTTGATCCCTTCATGGGACGTATGGGCGGAAGTCTGGGTGAGGTCTCCGCAATTGCGTTGCTCCTCGGAGGAATTTTTCTACTGGCGCGGGGGGTAATTACCTGGCATATACCAGGGAGTTTCCTGGCCACCGTTTTTGCCATGACCGGCCTTTTCTGGCTGATCAATCCCCAGAAGTACGCTTCACCCTTCCTTCATCTCGTTACAGGCGGTCTTCTCCTGGGGGCCATCTTCATGGCCACCGATTACGTCACCAGCCCTGTGACGACCAAGGGCATGATCGTATTCGGCGTCGGATGCGGGGCCATCACGGTCTTCATAAGGCTCTTCGGCGGATATCCCGAGGGGGTTTCATTCGCTATCCTCCTCATGAACTCGGTAACCCCCATTATTGATCGCTATACGAGGCCTACGGTCTTCGGTTATTCACCTGCCAAGGAGGTGAATGCATGA
- a CDS encoding ketoacyl-ACP synthase III, translating into MKGNRIVGTGMGVPSRVVTNDDLARIVDTSDEWITSRTGIKERRIAEDHETTSDFCASAALEALDRGGVAPEEIDLIIVATLSPDRLIPSTACIVQNKIGAKNAACFDLEAACSGFVYGLAVADSMMPETGIKHALVIGAETLSRVLDWSDRNTCVLFADGGGAALLRHEGGDSGILSTYLKADGSAPPPWLCVEPGVAEMTPLGDSRLKDFAIRMQGKDVFKFGVKALPDAVRNAVDRAGLTLDDVDHFFPHQANMRIIDSAAKAMKIPIEKFYINLDRFGNTSAGTIPIALAEADSRGIIKEGDILVLAGFGAGLTWAGAVVRW; encoded by the coding sequence ATGAAGGGAAATCGTATCGTGGGAACGGGAATGGGCGTTCCTTCCAGAGTTGTCACCAACGATGATCTGGCCAGGATAGTGGATACCTCGGACGAGTGGATTACTTCCCGTACGGGGATAAAGGAACGACGTATCGCCGAGGACCATGAAACGACCTCCGATTTTTGCGCAAGCGCGGCATTGGAGGCCCTCGATCGGGGAGGTGTGGCACCGGAGGAGATTGATCTCATAATCGTGGCCACCCTCTCCCCGGATCGGCTTATTCCGTCCACAGCCTGCATTGTTCAAAACAAGATCGGCGCGAAAAACGCCGCCTGCTTCGACCTGGAGGCCGCCTGTTCCGGGTTCGTCTACGGCCTTGCGGTCGCCGACAGCATGATGCCTGAAACCGGGATCAAGCATGCCCTTGTAATCGGTGCCGAAACCCTCTCAAGGGTCCTTGACTGGAGTGATCGAAACACCTGCGTCCTTTTTGCCGACGGGGGTGGGGCAGCCCTCCTTCGGCATGAGGGGGGAGACAGCGGTATCCTGTCCACATACCTGAAGGCCGACGGATCGGCGCCGCCGCCATGGCTGTGTGTTGAACCGGGCGTGGCCGAAATGACGCCCCTGGGGGATTCACGTCTGAAGGATTTTGCCATACGCATGCAGGGTAAGGATGTGTTCAAGTTCGGTGTCAAGGCCCTGCCGGACGCCGTTCGCAATGCGGTGGACAGGGCGGGTCTGACCCTGGATGATGTGGATCATTTCTTTCCGCACCAGGCCAACATGAGGATTATCGATTCCGCCGCCAAGGCCATGAAAATTCCCATTGAGAAATTCTACATAAACCTGGACCGTTTTGGAAACACTTCAGCCGGGACCATTCCCATCGCGTTGGCCGAGGCCGACAGCCGAGGCATCATCAAGGAGGGCGACATCCTGGTCCTGGCCGGTTTCGGAGCGGGGCTGACGTGGGCGGGGGCCGTCGTTCGCTGGTGA
- the nrdR gene encoding transcriptional repressor NrdR, with translation MKCPFCSDFDNKVVDSRLTGDSDVIRRRRECLGCGRRFTTYERVEDILPMVIKKDGRREPFDRAKILSGIQTACQKRPISVQMLEEIVDRIEKKVQENGEKEIKSSTVGETVMQELHDLDEVAYVRFASVYRSFKDINEFMDELKDLLSEEETRRLNGKKTKK, from the coding sequence ATGAAATGTCCATTCTGCAGCGATTTCGACAATAAGGTGGTTGATTCCCGCCTCACGGGCGACAGCGACGTCATCCGGCGACGGCGCGAATGCCTCGGTTGCGGCCGGCGCTTTACTACCTATGAGAGGGTTGAGGATATTCTTCCCATGGTGATCAAGAAGGACGGTCGTCGTGAGCCGTTCGACAGGGCCAAGATCCTCTCCGGGATTCAGACCGCCTGCCAAAAGAGGCCCATCAGTGTCCAGATGTTGGAAGAGATCGTCGACAGGATAGAGAAGAAGGTCCAGGAAAACGGGGAGAAGGAGATCAAAAGCAGCACGGTAGGTGAAACGGTTATGCAGGAGCTGCATGACCTGGACGAGGTGGCCTACGTGCGCTTTGCCTCCGTTTACCGCTCATTCAAGGATATCAACGAATTTATGGATGAGCTCAAAGACCTTCTGAGTGAGGAGGAAACCCGGCGGCTGAATGGGAAGAAAACAAAAAAATAA
- the rsxC gene encoding electron transport complex subunit RsxC translates to MKRQFHGGVHPHYHKETRDLAIRSIPLPGELAVSLSQHIGAPAKAIVSKGDRVLKYQPIAEPSGFVSAGLHAPVSGTVKGVKPMLHPSGRFIPAILIEPDGLDEAEDTSRHADPGLEKGPEAWKEMVRNAGVVGMGGAAFPTHVKLNPPEDKPIDLVVANGVECEPFLTADHRLMLEDPGPIIGGLRLTMEIVGAGRVIVAIEANKLDAAEKIRSMDLPPGCEVVVLPVRYPQGAEKQLIFALTGRQVPSGGLPMDVGVIVQNVGTLAAIHQAVTMGRPLVERVMTLGGTLPKGPGNYLVAVGTPLSHIIETTGGLQGPAARIISGGPMMGLPLSGFESSMTKGTSGLLVFGARDFRELKPRPCVRCGSCVRACPANLLPYTLGNMVEWDHFHDLEEYHIRDCIECGCCTYICPADRNLVQYIRQGKAELLARSRSK, encoded by the coding sequence ATGAAGAGACAGTTCCACGGGGGGGTTCATCCCCACTATCACAAGGAAACCAGGGACCTGGCGATCCGGAGTATACCGCTCCCCGGAGAATTGGCGGTCAGCCTATCCCAGCACATCGGCGCTCCTGCCAAGGCCATCGTTTCCAAGGGGGACAGGGTCCTGAAGTACCAGCCCATTGCGGAGCCGTCCGGTTTTGTATCTGCGGGACTACATGCACCGGTTTCAGGGACGGTAAAGGGTGTCAAGCCTATGTTGCACCCCTCCGGTCGTTTTATCCCCGCTATCCTTATTGAGCCCGACGGGCTTGATGAGGCCGAGGATACCTCCCGACACGCGGATCCCGGCCTTGAGAAGGGGCCTGAAGCATGGAAGGAGATGGTGAGGAACGCAGGTGTTGTCGGGATGGGCGGCGCCGCCTTTCCAACTCACGTGAAGCTTAACCCTCCGGAGGACAAACCCATTGATCTTGTTGTCGCCAATGGGGTCGAGTGCGAGCCGTTCCTCACTGCTGATCACCGTCTCATGCTGGAAGACCCCGGCCCGATTATCGGCGGGCTGCGCCTGACCATGGAGATCGTTGGCGCCGGCAGGGTCATCGTGGCCATTGAGGCCAACAAGCTTGACGCGGCCGAAAAGATCCGGTCGATGGACCTGCCTCCCGGCTGTGAGGTTGTGGTATTACCGGTCAGGTACCCGCAAGGGGCCGAAAAGCAGCTTATTTTTGCCCTGACCGGCAGACAGGTGCCATCGGGGGGCCTCCCCATGGACGTGGGCGTTATAGTTCAGAATGTCGGAACTCTGGCCGCCATCCACCAGGCTGTCACAATGGGCCGTCCCCTTGTCGAGAGGGTCATGACTCTTGGCGGGACCCTGCCCAAAGGACCGGGAAATTATCTGGTGGCGGTGGGGACTCCTCTTTCCCACATCATAGAGACCACAGGCGGCCTCCAGGGCCCGGCCGCGAGGATCATCAGCGGGGGCCCCATGATGGGGTTGCCACTGTCGGGTTTTGAGAGCTCCATGACCAAGGGAACGAGCGGCCTGCTCGTCTTCGGGGCGAGGGACTTCAGGGAACTTAAGCCCCGTCCCTGCGTTCGCTGCGGGTCATGTGTGAGGGCCTGCCCGGCAAACCTGCTGCCCTATACCCTAGGCAACATGGTCGAGTGGGACCATTTCCATGACCTTGAGGAGTACCATATCAGGGATTGTATCGAATGCGGATGTTGCACCTATATTTGCCCTGCCGACCGAAACCTGGTGCAGTACATCAGACAGGGCAAGGCTGAACTTCTGGCGAGGAGCAGATCAAAATGA
- a CDS encoding class I SAM-dependent methyltransferase yields MSIEVRPDWWKSLFDEIYLLTDSRSVCDEDLTRREVDVICEILSMDPQNAVLDLCGGQGRHSMELVSRGFTGCTVLDYSRFLIERGRDLAAARRRPVRFLQGDARKTGLPSESFDYVIIMGNSLGYLPEPEDDLRILAESMRLLKPGSKILVDTADGDQVREEMSPVAWHEVDGTVVVCRRREIEGDAVMARELVLCKDRGLLRDQTYRIRLFDGAGLARLLGKAGFSKVRLHRNFAPHDTKGDYGFMNRRIVAVGVKPEA; encoded by the coding sequence TTGAGCATAGAGGTCAGGCCGGATTGGTGGAAGAGCCTTTTCGATGAGATCTACCTGCTCACCGACTCCCGCTCGGTGTGCGATGAGGATCTTACCAGGCGTGAGGTGGACGTTATCTGTGAGATCCTTTCCATGGATCCGCAAAACGCGGTCCTGGATCTTTGCGGAGGACAGGGCCGACACAGTATGGAACTGGTCTCCAGAGGGTTTACGGGGTGCACGGTCCTGGACTATTCCCGGTTCCTCATAGAAAGGGGCAGGGATCTGGCCGCCGCGAGGAGAAGACCGGTCCGTTTCCTCCAGGGGGATGCCAGGAAAACGGGCCTTCCCTCGGAATCCTTTGACTATGTTATCATAATGGGAAACTCACTGGGTTATCTCCCTGAACCGGAGGACGATCTGAGGATTCTGGCCGAATCCATGCGGCTGCTGAAGCCAGGGTCGAAAATCCTGGTTGATACGGCCGACGGAGACCAGGTGAGGGAAGAGATGTCCCCAGTCGCCTGGCACGAGGTGGATGGAACGGTTGTCGTCTGCCGTCGCAGGGAAATCGAAGGGGATGCGGTAATGGCAAGAGAACTGGTCCTTTGCAAGGACAGGGGGCTCTTGCGCGATCAGACCTACCGTATCCGCCTGTTTGACGGCGCGGGTCTTGCGCGTCTGTTGGGTAAAGCGGGATTTTCCAAGGTCCGGCTTCATAGAAATTTTGCCCCTCATGATACAAAAGGGGATTACGGGTTCATGAATCGACGAATTGTGGCTGTGGGAGTCAAACCGGAGGCCTGA